One part of the Rutidosis leptorrhynchoides isolate AG116_Rl617_1_P2 chromosome 1, CSIRO_AGI_Rlap_v1, whole genome shotgun sequence genome encodes these proteins:
- the LOC139885570 gene encoding uncharacterized protein isoform X1: protein MARFLSQTLIRSTSSGSLQTLKFGVSQPNRFSSRSGKAQLIEIDLEQDEIIGLRKLDDAIHNIIVRQSAPDWLPFVPGSSYWVPPRRRPSESHGLVDVLNRLTNTLTQDESMSLSTSRGWPSSAYFIEGTEVVLIQGTYPFESVEVIDDNNQEAMSQHDDEEG from the exons atggCTCGTTTCCTATCACAAACCCTAATTCGATCAACATCATCAGGTTCGTTACAAACATTAAAATTTGGTGTATCGCAACCGAATCGATTCTCAAGCCGATCTGGAAAAGCACAATTGATTGAAATTGATCTCGAACAGGATGAGATTATAGGGTTACGAAAGCTCGATGATGCGATTCATAACATAATTGTACGGCAATCGGCTCCTGATTGGCTTCCGTTTGTTCCTGGTTCATCTTATTGGGTCCCGCCTCGTCGTCGGCCATCTGAATCTCATGGTCTCGTTGACGTTTTGAATAGGTTGACCAATACGTTGACCCAAGATGAATCCATGTCGCTTAGCACGTCTCGTGGTTGGCCTTCGTCTGCTTATTTCATTGAAGGTACTGAAGTTGTTTTGATTCAAG GTACTTACCCTTTCGAATCGGTGGAGGTGATAGACGATAACAATCAGGAAGCTATGTCTCAACATGATGACGAGGAAGGATAA
- the LOC139885570 gene encoding uncharacterized protein isoform X2 — translation MARFLSQTLIRSTSSGSLQTLKFGVSQPNRFSSRSGKAQLIEIDLEQDEIIGLRKLDDAIHNIIVRQSAPDWLPFVPGSSYWVPPRRRPSESHGLVDVLNRLTNTLTQDESMSLSTSRGWPSSAYFIEGTYPFESVEVIDDNNQEAMSQHDDEEG, via the exons atggCTCGTTTCCTATCACAAACCCTAATTCGATCAACATCATCAGGTTCGTTACAAACATTAAAATTTGGTGTATCGCAACCGAATCGATTCTCAAGCCGATCTGGAAAAGCACAATTGATTGAAATTGATCTCGAACAGGATGAGATTATAGGGTTACGAAAGCTCGATGATGCGATTCATAACATAATTGTACGGCAATCGGCTCCTGATTGGCTTCCGTTTGTTCCTGGTTCATCTTATTGGGTCCCGCCTCGTCGTCGGCCATCTGAATCTCATGGTCTCGTTGACGTTTTGAATAGGTTGACCAATACGTTGACCCAAGATGAATCCATGTCGCTTAGCACGTCTCGTGGTTGGCCTTCGTCTGCTTATTTCATTGAAG GTACTTACCCTTTCGAATCGGTGGAGGTGATAGACGATAACAATCAGGAAGCTATGTCTCAACATGATGACGAGGAAGGATAA